Proteins from one Caulobacter sp. 73W genomic window:
- a CDS encoding exopolysaccharide biosynthesis polyprenyl glycosylphosphotransferase, which produces MFNIDTAEEMLAAERAPAAVTSLVKRAIDVVVALGMLIFTLPITIPAALGVALSSKGPIFFRQRRTGLNGKAFLILKFRSMRVAEEGAFKQATRDDDRITAIGRFLRRSSIDELPQLINVLKGEMSLIGPRPHAVAHDVLCRGQVADYDARYMVRPGLTGLAQVSGLRGESCDNLMAERVRMDVAYIENWSVALDLKILFKTALVVLFQKTAY; this is translated from the coding sequence TCGACACAGCCGAGGAGATGCTGGCGGCCGAGCGCGCGCCGGCGGCGGTCACCAGTCTGGTGAAGCGCGCCATCGACGTGGTCGTGGCGCTCGGCATGTTGATCTTCACCCTGCCCATCACGATCCCGGCCGCGCTGGGCGTGGCGCTGTCCTCCAAGGGCCCGATCTTCTTCCGCCAACGCCGCACCGGCCTGAACGGCAAGGCCTTCCTGATCCTGAAGTTCCGCTCCATGCGGGTCGCTGAGGAGGGCGCCTTCAAGCAGGCCACCCGCGACGATGACCGCATCACCGCCATCGGCCGCTTCTTGCGCCGCTCCAGCATCGACGAGCTGCCGCAGCTCATCAATGTGCTCAAAGGCGAGATGTCCCTGATCGGTCCGCGTCCGCACGCCGTCGCCCACGACGTCCTGTGCCGCGGCCAGGTGGCCGACTACGACGCCCGCTACATGGTCCGCCCGGGCCTCACGGGTCTGGCCCAGGTCAGCGGCCTGCGCGGCGAGTCCTGCGACAACCTAATGGCCGAGCGCGTGCGGATGGACGTGGCCTACATCGAGAACTGGTCGGTCGCCCTGGACCTGAAGATCCTCTTCAAGACCGCACTCGTCGTCCTCTTCCAGAAGACCGCTTACTAG